The Pseudomonadales bacterium genome includes the window GTTGTTGATGCGTCAGCCATTCAAAAATGATTTCCATCAATAAAAATTGACTTTAACGCAAATAAACCACTTTGAAGCGCGCCACGATTACACCTTGTTTGTCAGTCAGCGTTAGAGAATCGCTGTCGGTCGCCCAGCGTTTTTCACCTTCCAGTGTTTGTAAAAATACGCGCTCCGTCTCCATGCCTTCTGCACAGAACATCATGGTGGAGGCCATCTGTTGAAAGAAAACGGTGCTGCCTTTGATGGCGTAGCTACCCATGATGCGGTTGCAGCCGCCTGAACCGGCAACGCGATGGGCTTCCGATTGCAAAATTAAATGCGGCTCGCTTTGGTTGTCGATCACCGCGACGGTTTTTCCGTTCAGCTCCACCAGCTTCCAGTAGTTATTTTCCAGTGTGACAGCGGCGGCGTTCTGGCTGGATGACTGACAAGCAGAGAGGCCGAGCAGCAATACAGTGGCGAGCAACAGTGGTCGTAAAACAGCGTGCATAGGGTGATCCCTTTCAAAGGCAGGGTGCCATGGTAGCGGCTTGTGTAGATAATGACTGCATTCCTTTTTCGCAGGTTCCTGCATGGACGCGACTCCTCGTCTCACACTGCGCCAAGCATTTGCACAACCCGCCGCGCTGGTGATGTTTTTTTTCGGCTTCTCTTCCGGCCTACCGTTTTTGTTGGTGGGCAGCACGCTCTCGACTTGGTTGAAAGAGAGCGGTGTGTCACTGGAGCACATTGGCCTGCTCAGCTTGGTAGGGCTGACCTACTCCTTCAAATTTCTCTGGTCACCCGCCGTGGATGGCTTACGCCTGCCCCTGCTCGCGCATTTAGGGCAGCGGCGCAGTTGGTTGTTGTTGGCACAAGGCGCGCTAGCGGCCGCGCTGCTGTGGATGGCGTGGCTCACGCCGTCGGGTTCGTTCGCTTG containing:
- a CDS encoding META domain-containing protein, with amino-acid sequence MHAVLRPLLLATVLLLGLSACQSSSQNAAAVTLENNYWKLVELNGKTVAVIDNQSEPHLILQSEAHRVAGSGGCNRIMGSYAIKGSTVFFQQMASTMMFCAEGMETERVFLQTLEGEKRWATDSDSLTLTDKQGVIVARFKVVYLR
- a CDS encoding AmpG family muropeptide MFS transporter, which translates into the protein MDATPRLTLRQAFAQPAALVMFFFGFSSGLPFLLVGSTLSTWLKESGVSLEHIGLLSLVGLTYSFKFLWSPAVDGLRLPLLAHLGQRRSWLLLAQGALAAALLWMAWLTPSGSFAWFIAAAALAAFAGATQDVVIDAYRIEIAPLEAQGALAATATLGYRIALLLSGALALILADHIAWSLIY